In a single window of the Pseudomonas oryzihabitans genome:
- a CDS encoding UDP-N-acetylmuramoyl-L-alanyl-D-glutamate--2,6-diaminopimelate ligase: MSRLLSELLAVSCPAVEIAGLALDSREVRPGVLFLAIPGAHSDGRAHVAAAGGQGAAAIAYEAKDAPALPALDIPMIAIEGLAEQLSAIAGRFHGEPSQRLALVGVTGTNGKTSVSQLIAQACDLLGQRCGIVGTLGNGFYGALAEGRHTTPDALKLQATLAELAEGGASTVAMEVSSHGLAQGRVAALAFKVAVFTNLTRDHLDFHGTMEAYGEAKAQLFAWPALGTRVLNLDDAFGRELASRASSATTLTYSLSDPAASLYCQDPRFDDHGVRARLVTAQGTGELRSQLIGRFNLSNLLAAIGGLLGLGHPLADILAILPQLQGPAGRMQRLGGAGRPLVVVDYAHTPDALDKVLTALRPHVSSSGRLICVFGCGGDRDRGKRPEMAALAERLADRVVVTDDNPRTEDPTAIVADIRAGFQQPHQVRFAGRREVAIAQAIAEANPHDIVLLAGKGHEPYQEIAGVRHPFSDLDQAERALTAWERQHA; this comes from the coding sequence ATGAGCCGCCTACTGTCCGAGTTGCTGGCCGTCAGCTGTCCTGCCGTCGAGATCGCTGGATTGGCCCTGGACAGCCGTGAAGTCCGCCCAGGCGTTCTGTTCCTGGCCATTCCCGGTGCCCATAGCGATGGCCGCGCTCATGTCGCGGCCGCTGGCGGGCAGGGGGCTGCCGCCATCGCCTATGAGGCGAAAGACGCTCCGGCGCTCCCGGCCCTGGATATCCCGATGATAGCCATCGAGGGCCTTGCCGAGCAGTTGTCCGCCATCGCCGGTCGCTTCCATGGTGAGCCCAGTCAGCGCCTGGCCCTGGTTGGCGTGACCGGCACCAATGGCAAGACCAGTGTCAGCCAGTTGATTGCCCAGGCCTGTGACCTGCTCGGTCAGCGCTGCGGTATCGTCGGTACCCTGGGCAACGGCTTCTATGGCGCTCTCGCTGAAGGCCGCCACACCACCCCGGATGCCCTCAAGTTGCAGGCGACCCTGGCCGAGCTGGCCGAGGGGGGCGCTTCCACCGTCGCCATGGAAGTCTCGTCCCATGGCCTGGCTCAAGGGCGCGTGGCCGCCCTGGCCTTCAAGGTCGCGGTCTTCACCAATCTGACCCGCGACCACCTCGATTTCCACGGCACCATGGAAGCCTATGGCGAAGCCAAGGCCCAATTGTTCGCCTGGCCGGCGCTTGGCACCCGCGTCCTCAATCTGGACGACGCCTTCGGGCGCGAGCTGGCGAGTCGCGCCAGCTCGGCCACGACCCTGACCTACAGCCTGAGTGATCCGGCTGCCAGCCTCTATTGCCAGGATCCACGATTCGACGATCACGGTGTACGGGCACGTCTGGTCACCGCCCAGGGCACGGGCGAATTGCGCAGTCAGTTGATCGGGCGCTTCAACCTGAGCAACCTGCTGGCCGCCATCGGTGGCTTGCTGGGCCTGGGTCATCCACTGGCCGATATCCTCGCCATCCTGCCGCAGCTGCAGGGGCCTGCCGGGCGCATGCAGCGCCTGGGTGGCGCCGGGCGGCCGTTGGTAGTGGTGGACTACGCCCACACTCCCGATGCCTTGGACAAGGTGCTCACCGCGCTGCGGCCCCATGTCAGTAGCTCGGGCCGACTGATCTGCGTGTTTGGCTGCGGCGGCGACCGCGATCGTGGCAAGCGACCGGAAATGGCCGCGCTGGCTGAGCGGCTGGCCGATCGGGTGGTAGTGACCGACGACAATCCGCGTACTGAAGATCCCACCGCCATCGTCGCCGACATCCGTGCGGGCTTCCAGCAGCCCCATCAGGTGCGCTTCGCCGGGCGTCGCGAGGTGGCCATCGCCCAGGCGATCGCCGAGGCGAATCCGCACGACATCGTCCTGCTGGCCGGCAAGGGCCATGAGCCCTACCAGGAAATCGCTGGGGTCCGGCATCCCTTTTCCGATCTCGACCAGGCCGAGCGGGCCCTGACCGCCTGGGAGCGACAGCATGCTTAG
- a CDS encoding peptidoglycan D,D-transpeptidase FtsI family protein, translating into MVGTIIWRIVDLHVIDRAFLKGQGDARSVRTIPIPAHRGLITDRNGEPLAVSTPVTTLWINPKELLGAEDRWAILADAVGQPRADLAKRIEQNASKEFLYLARGLTPEQGEAVMTQVKAHKIPGVYDIEEFRRFYPAGEVAAHVVGFTDIDDHGREGIELAFNEWLSGVPGRRQVVKDRRGRLIRDVQVAKNAKPGNTLALSIDLRLQYLAARELRNALTQFEAEAGSLTIVDVKTGEVLAMVNMPTYNPNNRRTLEPAAMRNRAMIDVMEPGSVMKPISMTAALASGRWKPSDKVNVYPGSLQIGRYTIKDVSHSDGALDLTGILIKSSNVGMSKIAFDVGGENIYNAMRAVGLGQDTGLGFPGERVGNLPNHRTWRPAETATLSYGYGLAVTAVQLAHAYSVLANDGRSVPLSMVRLDKAPDSDQAVDARVAKTLQGMLQQVVEAPGGAFRAQVPGYHVAGKSGTARKTSTGTRGYAENSYRSLFAGFGPTSNPRLAAVVVIDRPSKGGYYGGVVSAPVFSRVMSGALRLMNIQPDNLQPLPVQQAQAAAKPLLVGERDR; encoded by the coding sequence ATGGTCGGCACCATCATCTGGCGCATCGTCGATCTGCACGTGATCGACCGGGCCTTCCTCAAGGGGCAGGGCGACGCACGCAGTGTCCGCACCATTCCCATTCCAGCGCATCGCGGCCTGATCACCGATCGCAATGGTGAACCTCTGGCGGTCAGCACGCCGGTCACCACCCTGTGGATCAATCCCAAGGAGTTGCTCGGCGCTGAAGATCGCTGGGCGATCCTGGCCGACGCCGTTGGCCAGCCCCGTGCGGACCTGGCCAAGCGCATCGAGCAGAACGCCAGCAAGGAATTCCTCTACCTGGCCCGAGGCCTGACGCCCGAGCAGGGCGAGGCGGTGATGACGCAGGTCAAGGCGCACAAGATTCCCGGGGTCTACGACATCGAGGAATTTCGCCGTTTCTATCCGGCTGGAGAGGTGGCAGCCCACGTGGTCGGCTTCACCGACATCGACGATCACGGACGCGAAGGCATCGAGCTGGCCTTCAACGAATGGCTGTCGGGCGTGCCGGGCCGTCGGCAGGTGGTCAAGGATCGCCGTGGTCGCCTGATCCGGGACGTGCAGGTGGCCAAGAACGCGAAGCCGGGCAACACCCTGGCGTTGTCCATCGACCTGCGCCTGCAGTATCTCGCCGCCCGCGAGCTGCGCAATGCCTTGACCCAGTTCGAAGCCGAGGCGGGCAGCCTGACCATCGTCGACGTCAAGACCGGTGAGGTCCTGGCCATGGTCAACATGCCCACCTACAACCCCAACAACAGACGCACACTCGAACCGGCTGCCATGCGCAACCGGGCGATGATCGACGTCATGGAACCCGGCTCGGTGATGAAGCCGATCTCCATGACCGCGGCGCTGGCCAGCGGTCGCTGGAAGCCTAGTGACAAGGTCAACGTCTATCCCGGCTCGCTGCAGATCGGTCGCTACACCATCAAGGACGTCTCCCACAGCGATGGCGCCCTGGACCTGACCGGCATCCTCATCAAGTCCAGCAACGTCGGCATGAGCAAGATCGCCTTCGACGTCGGCGGCGAGAACATCTACAACGCCATGCGCGCCGTAGGGCTGGGCCAGGACACCGGTCTGGGCTTCCCCGGCGAGCGGGTCGGCAACCTGCCCAACCATCGCACCTGGCGTCCGGCCGAGACGGCGACCCTGTCCTATGGTTACGGCCTGGCGGTGACCGCTGTGCAGCTGGCTCATGCCTATTCGGTGCTGGCCAACGACGGTCGCTCGGTGCCCCTGTCCATGGTGCGTCTGGACAAGGCGCCGGACAGCGATCAGGCAGTGGACGCGCGCGTTGCCAAAACCCTGCAAGGCATGCTGCAACAGGTCGTGGAAGCGCCCGGTGGGGCCTTCCGTGCCCAGGTGCCTGGCTATCACGTCGCCGGCAAGAGCGGTACCGCGCGCAAGACCAGCACCGGTACCCGCGGCTATGCCGAGAATTCCTATCGCTCGCTGTTCGCCGGTTTCGGCCCCACCAGCAATCCGCGCCTGGCAGCAGTGGTGGTGATAGATCGCCCGAGCAAGGGTGGCTACTACGGTGGCGTGGTCTCGGCTCCGGTATTCAGTCGCGTGATGTCCGGTGCCCTGCGCCTGATGAACATCCAGCCGGACAACCTCCAGCCGCTGCCGGTACAGCAGGCCCAGGCCGCGGCCAAGCCCCTGCTGGTAGGGGAGCGTGACCGATGA
- the ftsL gene encoding cell division protein FtsL, with protein sequence MSRLFVKKLPLGSSVMLVLFVGVLLSAVAVAYSAHWNRQLLNTLYGEMAIRDKAQAEYGRLLLEQSTWTAHSRVEALASGQLQMRIPDPTEIRMVNP encoded by the coding sequence ATGAGCCGCCTCTTCGTGAAGAAGCTGCCGCTGGGCAGCAGCGTCATGCTGGTGCTTTTCGTGGGCGTGCTGCTCTCGGCGGTGGCCGTGGCCTACAGTGCCCACTGGAATCGCCAGCTGCTCAACACCCTCTATGGCGAGATGGCCATCCGCGACAAGGCCCAGGCCGAGTACGGTCGGCTGCTGCTGGAGCAGAGCACCTGGACCGCCCACAGCCGGGTCGAGGCCCTGGCCAGCGGCCAACTGCAGATGCGTATTCCCGACCCGACCGAAATCCGGATGGTCAATCCGTGA
- the rsmH gene encoding 16S rRNA (cytosine(1402)-N(4))-methyltransferase RsmH: MNPVFHHVSVLLDEAVQALAIQPAGRYLDGTFGRGGHSRAVLRLLGEEGRLLGFDKDPQAIAAGQALAVEDSRFEIVQRSFAELGDELVSRGWSGQVDGVLLDLGVSSPQLDDPERGFSFMQDGPLDMRMDPSRGQSAAAWIASATEADIAQVFKEFGEERFAKRMARAVVQRREVQPFERTGDLAKVLTEANPAWEKGKHPATRAFQGLRIYINRELSDLEQGLQAAYEQLAVGGRLVVISFHSLEDRIVKQFMRRLAKGEADQLPRDLPIRATVFEPSLRLLGKPVYAGEGELAANPRARSAVMRVAEKLK; encoded by the coding sequence ATGAACCCAGTCTTCCACCACGTCTCCGTTCTCCTGGACGAGGCCGTACAGGCATTGGCGATCCAGCCTGCCGGTCGTTATCTGGACGGCACCTTTGGCCGCGGCGGACACAGCCGGGCCGTGCTGCGCCTGTTGGGTGAGGAAGGGCGGCTGCTGGGGTTCGACAAGGACCCGCAGGCGATCGCTGCCGGCCAGGCCCTGGCTGTCGAGGATTCGCGCTTCGAGATCGTCCAGCGCAGCTTCGCCGAACTGGGCGATGAACTCGTCAGTCGTGGCTGGTCCGGCCAGGTCGATGGTGTGCTGCTGGATCTGGGCGTGTCCTCGCCACAGCTCGACGATCCCGAGCGCGGCTTCAGCTTCATGCAGGACGGTCCGCTGGACATGCGCATGGACCCGAGTCGGGGCCAGAGCGCCGCAGCCTGGATCGCCAGCGCCACCGAGGCCGACATCGCCCAGGTGTTCAAGGAATTCGGCGAAGAGCGCTTCGCCAAACGCATGGCGCGCGCCGTGGTGCAGCGTCGCGAAGTCCAACCCTTCGAGCGCACCGGCGATCTGGCCAAGGTGCTCACCGAGGCCAATCCGGCCTGGGAAAAGGGCAAGCACCCCGCCACCCGTGCCTTCCAGGGGCTGCGCATCTACATCAATCGCGAACTGAGCGACCTGGAGCAGGGGCTGCAGGCGGCCTACGAGCAACTGGCCGTAGGCGGCCGGCTGGTGGTGATCAGCTTCCACTCCCTCGAAGACCGTATCGTCAAACAGTTCATGCGCCGGCTGGCCAAGGGCGAGGCCGACCAGTTGCCGCGCGACCTGCCCATCCGGGCAACCGTGTTCGAACCCTCGCTGCGCCTGCTCGGCAAGCCGGTCTATGCCGGCGAAGGCGAGCTGGCCGCGAACCCCCGGGCCCGCAGCGCCGTGATGCGCGTCGCCGAGAAACTGAAATGA
- the mraZ gene encoding division/cell wall cluster transcriptional repressor MraZ yields MFRGANAISLDAKGRAAMPSRYRDELLERCAGQLIVTIDAVDPCLCVYPLPEWEIIESKLRQLPSLREETRRLQRLLIGNAVDLELDGSGRFLVPPRLREYAKLDRRVMLVGQLNKFQLWDEDAWSAVCDADLQAIKEPGGMPDEMRDLIL; encoded by the coding sequence TTGTTCCGGGGAGCGAACGCCATCAGTCTCGACGCCAAGGGGCGCGCCGCGATGCCGAGTCGGTATCGTGACGAGCTGCTGGAGCGTTGTGCCGGCCAGCTCATCGTGACGATCGATGCTGTCGACCCCTGCCTTTGCGTCTATCCGCTACCTGAATGGGAAATCATCGAAAGCAAGCTGCGGCAGTTGCCCTCGCTACGGGAGGAGACTCGTCGCCTACAGCGCTTGCTGATCGGCAATGCGGTGGATCTGGAACTCGACGGCAGTGGCCGCTTCCTGGTACCGCCGCGCCTGCGTGAATACGCCAAGCTCGACCGGCGCGTGATGCTGGTTGGGCAGCTGAACAAGTTCCAGTTATGGGATGAGGATGCCTGGAGTGCCGTGTGCGACGCGGATCTGCAGGCAATTAAGGAACCCGGCGGTATGCCGGATGAAATGCGCGATTTGATCCTGTGA
- the rsmI gene encoding 16S rRNA (cytidine(1402)-2'-O)-methyltransferase has product MISPGTLYVVATPIGNLDDITARALKVLRDVALIAAEDTRHSARLLRHFGIETPLAACHDHNERDAGGRFITRLLAGEDVALISDAGTPLISDPGFHLVRAARAQGIRVSPIPGACALIAALSAAGLPSDRFSFEGFLPAKAVGRQGRLAALREDPRTLIFYEAPHRLDDCVADLVTIFGPDRHVVLGRELTKTFETLRGLPAGELQAWIRADLDQQRGECVLLVAGWTAPEDAEVDAETLRILDLLLAELPVKRAAALAAQITGARKNLLYQLALERKAE; this is encoded by the coding sequence ATGATTTCGCCGGGTACTCTTTATGTGGTTGCCACGCCCATTGGCAACCTGGACGACATCACCGCCCGCGCCCTCAAGGTCCTGCGCGATGTGGCCCTGATCGCCGCCGAAGACACCCGTCATTCGGCGCGCCTGCTGCGCCATTTCGGCATCGAGACGCCTCTTGCGGCCTGCCACGATCACAATGAAAGGGATGCGGGGGGGCGCTTCATCACCCGGCTGCTGGCGGGGGAGGACGTCGCCCTGATTTCCGATGCGGGCACGCCGCTGATCTCCGACCCGGGCTTTCACCTGGTGCGGGCGGCGCGCGCCCAGGGGATCAGGGTCTCGCCGATTCCCGGGGCCTGCGCCCTGATCGCCGCGCTCTCGGCGGCCGGTCTGCCCTCGGATCGCTTCAGCTTCGAAGGCTTCCTGCCAGCCAAGGCGGTGGGTCGTCAGGGGCGGCTGGCGGCGTTGCGCGAGGACCCGCGAACGCTCATCTTCTACGAGGCGCCCCATCGCCTCGACGATTGCGTGGCCGACCTGGTGACCATCTTCGGACCTGATCGCCACGTCGTGCTCGGACGCGAGCTGACCAAGACGTTCGAGACCTTGCGCGGCCTGCCCGCCGGGGAGCTGCAGGCCTGGATCCGCGCGGATCTGGATCAACAGCGTGGCGAGTGCGTGCTGCTGGTGGCTGGCTGGACGGCGCCGGAAGACGCCGAAGTCGATGCCGAGACCCTGCGCATCCTGGATCTGTTGTTGGCCGAGCTACCGGTCAAGCGCGCTGCCGCCCTGGCAGCGCAAATCACCGGTGCGCGCAAGAACCTGCTCTATCAGCTGGCGCTGGAACGCAAGGCCGAGTAA
- a CDS encoding penicillin-binding protein activator — protein MKFRLRPLLCATAFALLAACSSTPTTSSLGALPEPSQASIEQLLNQAGASQSEQANLLRLTAADKAYAQQNTREARQILGSINLEGLKPAQQMFAQTLLAQLDLLDKQPAQALKRFDHPSFAQLGELPAQQQIRSGLTKADAQAANGQPLAAAQERIFIGPLLEGDAAHDNREQIWQLVTSLPDAQLRQSVKDADLNGWLALAAITRGNLALDQQLAAIEEWQKQHPSHPAARQLPDDLERLKTLAREPLNRVALLLPLQGQLAGVSRALQDGFMAARYEALAAGQAAPTVTVYDSTQMGSLDAFYRQAQAAGIQLVVGPLEKNLVKQLSDRPQLPLNTLALNYGDSQGAQPPQLFQFGLAAEDEAREAARRAWADGKRSAGAMVPQGEWGARVLAAFQNEWQQLGGRLVAAERIGQPVEIANRITSLLQMRQGMDFIFLASTPAQARQIKPILVYQNARDLPVYATSNLNSGVNEPGANQDLNGILFCETPWLLDPSNPLRAKITAQWPQAGSSIGRLYAMGADAYLLALHLQQLKALPNSELPGLSGSLSVAADQRVVRHLPWAEFRNGVAQPLPANNAPLPATSVPPSLSTP, from the coding sequence ATGAAGTTCCGCCTGCGTCCGCTGCTCTGCGCCACCGCCTTCGCCCTGCTCGCCGCCTGTAGCAGCACGCCCACCACGAGCAGTCTCGGGGCGCTGCCTGAGCCCAGCCAGGCCAGCATCGAGCAACTGCTGAACCAGGCTGGCGCCAGCCAGTCCGAGCAGGCGAACCTGCTGCGCCTGACAGCGGCCGACAAAGCCTATGCCCAGCAGAACACCCGCGAAGCGCGCCAGATTCTGGGCTCCATCAATCTGGAAGGGCTCAAGCCGGCGCAGCAAATGTTCGCCCAGACCCTGCTGGCCCAACTCGACCTGCTCGACAAGCAGCCGGCCCAGGCCCTCAAGCGCTTCGACCATCCGAGCTTCGCGCAACTGGGCGAGCTGCCGGCGCAGCAGCAGATCCGCAGCGGCCTGACCAAGGCCGATGCCCAGGCCGCCAATGGCCAGCCGCTCGCCGCCGCCCAGGAACGCATTTTCATTGGCCCGCTGCTCGAAGGCGACGCGGCCCATGACAACCGCGAGCAGATCTGGCAACTGGTGACCAGTCTGCCGGATGCGCAACTGCGCCAGAGCGTCAAGGATGCCGACCTCAATGGCTGGTTGGCCCTGGCTGCCATTACCCGTGGCAACCTGGCGCTGGATCAGCAGCTCGCCGCCATCGAAGAATGGCAGAAACAGCATCCGAGCCATCCCGCCGCGCGACAGCTGCCTGACGACTTGGAGCGCCTGAAAACCCTAGCGCGCGAGCCGCTCAATCGGGTCGCCCTGCTGCTGCCCCTGCAGGGCCAACTCGCAGGTGTCTCTCGTGCGCTGCAGGACGGCTTCATGGCCGCCCGCTACGAAGCCTTGGCCGCCGGCCAGGCCGCGCCAACCGTGACCGTCTATGACAGCACCCAGATGGGCTCGCTGGACGCCTTCTACCGCCAGGCCCAGGCTGCCGGTATCCAGCTGGTGGTCGGTCCGCTGGAAAAGAATCTGGTCAAGCAGCTGAGCGACCGGCCGCAACTGCCGCTCAACACCCTGGCACTGAATTATGGTGACAGCCAGGGCGCCCAGCCGCCGCAACTCTTCCAGTTCGGCCTGGCCGCCGAGGACGAGGCTCGCGAAGCCGCGCGCCGTGCCTGGGCCGACGGCAAGCGCAGTGCCGGCGCCATGGTGCCCCAGGGCGAATGGGGTGCCCGCGTGCTAGCCGCCTTCCAGAACGAGTGGCAGCAACTCGGGGGTCGCCTGGTCGCCGCCGAACGTATCGGCCAGCCCGTGGAAATCGCCAATCGCATCACCAGCCTCCTGCAGATGCGCCAGGGCATGGATTTCATCTTCCTCGCCTCGACGCCGGCCCAGGCTCGCCAGATCAAGCCGATCCTGGTCTATCAGAACGCCCGCGATCTGCCGGTGTATGCCACCTCCAATCTCAACAGCGGGGTCAACGAGCCAGGCGCCAACCAGGACCTGAATGGCATCCTGTTCTGCGAAACCCCCTGGCTGCTCGATCCGAGCAATCCGCTACGCGCCAAGATCACTGCCCAGTGGCCCCAGGCCGGCAGCAGCATTGGTCGGCTCTATGCGATGGGCGCCGACGCCTACCTGCTGGCCCTGCATCTGCAGCAGCTCAAGGCGCTGCCCAACTCCGAATTGCCCGGCCTGTCCGGCAGCCTGAGCGTGGCGGCTGATCAGCGCGTGGTGCGCCACCTGCCCTGGGCGGAATTCCGCAACGGCGTGGCCCAGCCGCTGCCGGCCAACAATGCGCCGCTGCCGGCCACCAGCGTGCCGCCATCGCTCAGCACGCCGTGA
- a CDS encoding YraN family protein encodes MKQAPHLQRGQQGEDRALQFLQTRGLRLIARNWRWRGGELDLVMLDGDTVVFVEVRARRHTAWGGAAESIDARKRQRLVNSAALFLQSEARWAKRPCRFDVIAIGPGADASPQALEWITQAFEA; translated from the coding sequence GTGAAGCAGGCCCCGCACCTTCAGCGCGGTCAGCAAGGCGAAGACCGCGCCCTGCAGTTCCTGCAGACGCGCGGGCTGCGCCTGATCGCCCGCAACTGGCGCTGGCGCGGTGGTGAGCTCGATCTGGTCATGCTTGACGGCGATACAGTAGTATTCGTCGAGGTACGCGCCCGTCGGCACACCGCCTGGGGCGGCGCCGCGGAAAGCATAGATGCCCGCAAGCGGCAGCGACTGGTCAACAGCGCTGCCCTCTTTCTGCAATCCGAAGCGCGCTGGGCCAAGCGGCCCTGCCGTTTCGACGTGATCGCGATCGGCCCCGGGGCCGACGCATCCCCTCAGGCACTCGAATGGATCACTCAAGCCTTCGAGGCCTGA
- a CDS encoding phosphoheptose isomerase has protein sequence MDTHARIQKLFRDSIETKRQAMEVLIPHIDLASQVMVAALLNEGKILTCGNGGSAGDAQHFSSELLNRFERERPSLPALALTTDSSTLTSIANDYSYNEVFSKQIRALGQPGDILLAISTSGNSANVIQAIQAAHDREMTVVALTGRDGGGMASLLLPEDVEIRVPAKVTARIQEVHLLVIHCLCDQIDQQLFGSEE, from the coding sequence ATGGACACCCACGCCCGCATCCAGAAACTCTTCCGGGACAGCATCGAAACCAAGCGTCAGGCCATGGAAGTCCTGATTCCTCATATCGATCTGGCCAGCCAAGTCATGGTTGCGGCCCTGCTCAACGAAGGCAAGATCCTCACCTGTGGCAACGGCGGATCCGCCGGCGATGCCCAGCATTTCTCCTCGGAACTGCTGAATCGCTTCGAGCGCGAGCGCCCCAGCCTGCCGGCCCTGGCCCTGACCACCGACAGCTCGACACTGACGTCCATCGCCAACGACTACAGCTACAACGAGGTGTTCTCCAAGCAGATCCGCGCTCTGGGTCAGCCTGGCGACATCCTCCTGGCCATCTCCACCAGCGGCAACTCGGCCAACGTGATCCAAGCGATCCAGGCCGCCCACGACCGCGAGATGACCGTGGTCGCCCTCACCGGCCGCGACGGCGGTGGCATGGCCTCCCTGCTGCTGCCCGAGGACGTCGAGATCCGCGTGCCCGCCAAGGTCACCGCCCGCATCCAGGAAGTGCACCTGCTGGTGATCCACTGCCTGTGCGACCAGATCGATCAGCAACTGTTTGGAAGCGAAGAATGA
- a CDS encoding BON domain-containing protein, whose amino-acid sequence MKKAPLLAILALSFAVVGCSNVVTASRDKPIDDNRGTRTLGSTVDDALIETKAAVNISKANSDLASSHIVVVSYNGVVLIAGQTPRADLKAQAEQAVRSVQRVKTVHNELQVTGNSSLLARSNDSWLTTRIKAQMFADEDIPGSRIKVVTENGIVYLLGLVTQQEANHAVQLIQSVSGVQRIVKLFEYIN is encoded by the coding sequence ATGAAAAAAGCTCCTCTGCTCGCCATCCTGGCGCTGTCCTTTGCCGTGGTCGGCTGCAGCAACGTGGTCACTGCCAGCCGCGACAAGCCCATCGACGACAACCGCGGCACCCGCACCCTGGGCAGCACAGTGGATGACGCCCTGATCGAGACCAAGGCCGCGGTCAACATCTCCAAGGCCAACTCCGACCTGGCCAGTTCGCACATCGTGGTGGTGAGCTACAACGGCGTGGTGCTGATCGCTGGCCAGACGCCGCGGGCCGACCTCAAGGCCCAGGCCGAACAGGCCGTACGCAGCGTGCAGCGGGTCAAGACGGTCCATAACGAGCTTCAGGTGACGGGCAACTCCTCGCTGCTGGCACGCAGCAACGACTCCTGGTTGACCACCCGCATCAAGGCCCAGATGTTCGCCGACGAGGACATCCCAGGCTCGCGCATCAAGGTGGTCACGGAAAACGGCATCGTCTATCTGCTGGGCCTGGTGACCCAGCAGGAAGCCAATCACGCCGTACAGCTGATCCAGAGCGTTTCGGGTGTCCAGCGCATCGTGAAGCTGTTCGAGTACATCAACTGA
- a CDS encoding DUF2171 domain-containing protein produces MVDATQIKEHAEVVGSDGQHVGTVDHMEGADRIKLTKRDQDADGKHHYIPLSWVQSVEGSQVRLSKTRDEAEREWQAA; encoded by the coding sequence ATGGTAGATGCAACCCAGATCAAAGAGCATGCGGAAGTTGTCGGTTCGGACGGCCAGCACGTGGGCACCGTCGATCATATGGAAGGCGCCGATCGCATCAAGCTGACCAAGCGCGATCAGGATGCCGATGGCAAGCATCACTACATTCCGTTGAGCTGGGTCCAGTCCGTGGAAGGCAGCCAGGTACGCCTGAGCAAGACCCGCGACGAAGCCGAGCGTGAGTGGCAGGCCGCCTGA
- a CDS encoding sulfite oxidase-like oxidoreductase, with protein sequence MSDEPSKLTRSKERWAQEGRFLTGQSARPESERLPPGQHRVSNWPVLDLGVRPEVSHERWQLAVTGAVRRTLRWNWDTFAARATTQAVSDMHCVTTWSRYDNRWIGLPVSELLEEVQPREDATHVLLHSYDGYITNLPLADFAAPGAMLVHSWEGQPLTAEHGGPVRALIPHLYLWKSAKWLRRIDFRVGDTPGFWEMRGYHDRGDPWQEQRYSDDS encoded by the coding sequence ATGAGCGATGAGCCAAGCAAGCTGACCCGCTCCAAGGAGCGCTGGGCACAGGAGGGGCGCTTCCTGACCGGGCAGAGCGCACGCCCGGAAAGCGAACGCCTGCCCCCCGGCCAGCATCGCGTCAGCAACTGGCCGGTTCTGGATCTGGGTGTACGGCCGGAGGTCAGCCACGAACGCTGGCAACTGGCGGTCACCGGGGCGGTCCGCAGGACGCTGCGCTGGAACTGGGATACCTTCGCGGCCCGAGCGACCACCCAGGCGGTCAGCGACATGCATTGCGTCACCACCTGGTCGCGCTACGACAATCGCTGGATCGGCCTACCGGTCAGCGAGCTGCTGGAAGAAGTGCAGCCACGGGAAGACGCCACCCATGTGCTGTTGCACAGCTACGACGGCTACATCACCAATCTGCCCCTGGCCGACTTCGCCGCGCCCGGCGCCATGCTGGTACACAGCTGGGAGGGCCAGCCCCTGACGGCCGAGCACGGCGGCCCGGTGCGGGCATTGATCCCGCACCTCTATCTGTGGAAAAGCGCCAAATGGCTCAGACGCATCGATTTCCGCGTGGGCGATACGCCTGGCTTCTGGGAAATGCGCGGCTACCATGACCGTGGCGACCCCTGGCAGGAGCAGCGCTACTCAGACGACAGCTGA